A window of the Macaca nemestrina isolate mMacNem1 chromosome X, mMacNem.hap1, whole genome shotgun sequence genome harbors these coding sequences:
- the LOC105476673 gene encoding acyl-CoA wax alcohol acyltransferase 2: MFLPSKKDLKTTLEVFAVFHWISIAFIITTTVTIVNLYLVVFTPYWPVTVLILIWLAFDWKTPQRGGRRFTCVRHWRLWKHYRDYFPLKLLKTHDISPSRNYILVCHPHGILAFGWFGQFATEASGFSKIFPGITPYVLTLGAFFWMPFLREYVMSVGICSVSQSSIDFLLTHKGTGNMIIVVVGGLAECRYSLPGSSTLVLKNRSGFVRTALQHGVALIPAYAFGETDLYDQHIFTPGGFVNRFQKWFRSMIHIYPCAFYGRGFTKKSWGLLPYSRPVTTIVGEPLPMPKIENPSQEIVAKYHALYIDALRKLFDQHKTKFGISETQELEII; the protein is encoded by the exons ATGTTCTTGCCCTCTAAGAAGGACCTCAAGACCACCCTGGAGGTCTTTGCTGTTTTCCACTGGATCTCCATTGCCTTTATTATCA CAACCACTGTGACCATTGTCAACCTCTACCTGGTGGTGTTCACACCATACTGGCCTGTCACTGTGCTTATTCTCATCTGGCTGGCTTTTGACTGGAAGACCCCTCAGCGAG GCGGCCGCCGGTTTACCTGTGTGAGGCACTGGCGCCTGTGGAAACACTACAGGGATTACTTCCCTCTCAAG CTTCTGAAGACTCATGACATCTCCCCCAGCCGCAACTACATCCTCGTCTGCCACCCTCATGGGATCTTGGCCTTTGGATGGTTTGGCCAGTTTGCCACAGAGGCCTCAGGCTTCTCCAAGATATTTCCTGGCATCACCCCTTACGTGCTCACACTGGGAGCCTTTTTCTGGATGCCTTTCCTCAGGGAATATGTAATGTCTGTAG GGATCTGCTCTGTAAGTCAATCCTCCATCGACTTTCTGCTGACTCATAAAGGCACAGGCAACATGATCATTGTGGTGGTTGGTGGACTGGCTGAGTGCAGATACAGCCTGCCAGGCTCTTCCACCCTGGTCTTGAAGAACCGGTCTGGTTTTGTGCGCACGGCCCTTCAGCATGG GGTGGCTCTAATACCTGCGTATGCCTTTGGGGAGACGGACCTCTATGATCAGCACATTTTCACACCTGGTGGCTTTGTCAACCGCTTCCAGAAGTGGTTCCGGAGTATGATACACATCTACCCCTGTGCTTTCTATGGACGTGGCTTCACCAAGAAATCCTGGGGCCTTCTGCCCTATAGTCGGCCTGTAACCACCATTG TCGGGGAGCCTCTACCAATGCCCAAGATTGAGAATCCAAGCCAGGAGATCGTGGCTAAATATCACGCACTCTATATTGATGCCCTACGTAAACTGTTTGACCAGCATAAGACCAAGTTTGGTATCTCAGagacccaggagctggagatAATTTGA